The sequence TGCGCTGTATCACCGCTACTTTTGGAAGCCTGCCTACTGTCAAGATTGGCCCGCATCGGTGGCGCTATATACCTTTGATGCCGCAGTACAGCATGGCGTAACCAATGCGCTATTAATGCTGCAAGAAATCGCTGGCACCAAAGCCGATGGCAAGGTTGGCCCCGCCACTCGCAACGCCGTTAACTCCGCTGATAAAGAATATTTGTGTGCCCGTTATGGCTTGCGCCGTGCGCGTTTTTATGCCCGTATCATCAAAAAGGACACTTCGCAAACCCGCTTTATTGAGGGCTGGCATAACCGCTTAGTGAACCTCACCAATGCCGCATGGGAGCTGCAATAATGGGCAGCAACTGGGAATACGCAAAAACCAAAGGGCGCGCTATGCGCCTTAATGCTGAGCTGGCCGCATACCACACTGGCGAGCCTGTCACTCAACCACCGTTCTTTAGCCATTGCGGCACTATGCAATCGTACTTTAATCGCGGTTGGCATGGCGTAACGCAGTGCGATATCCGCATTCATCTTGATAAAAACATTGTGCCAACCGGCACGGACAAACTATCCAAACTTAGGAGCTTACGAGCATGTCACTCCCTTTAATTATGGCCGTTGCACAAATGGCTATGCAGGTTGGCCCTGCTGCAATCCGTGGTATTTCATCCCTCTTTGGTGGCAGTGAAACTGCTGAAAAAATCGCGGGTATGGTTGAGCAAGTTGATGATGTAATTGGCTTAAGCAGTGAGCA comes from Shewanella oneidensis MR-1 and encodes:
- a CDS encoding glycoside hydrolase family 108 protein, which encodes MFSSSALSYINGFCFSTAGYSPEFCHAVRFVLIEEGALNQDGTPKPNLGYVNDPKDKGGETKGGISKRAFPNIDIAALTLDGIVALYHRYFWKPAYCQDWPASVALYTFDAAVQHGVTNALLMLQEIAGTKADGKVGPATRNAVNSADKEYLCARYGLRRARFYARIIKKDTSQTRFIEGWHNRLVNLTNAAWELQ
- a CDS encoding phage protein produces the protein MGSNWEYAKTKGRAMRLNAELAAYHTGEPVTQPPFFSHCGTMQSYFNRGWHGVTQCDIRIHLDKNIVPTGTDKLSKLRSLRACHSL